In the genome of Porphyrobacter sp. ULC335, one region contains:
- a CDS encoding enoyl-CoA hydratase → MMDDVILCDVADGVATVTLNRPQAMNALNRALRARLAEVMRQVDADDDVRAVILTGAGERAFTAGLDLKELGSEAGALGSANATDPADNPVKAIELCRKPVIGAINGVAITGGFEVALACDVLVASTNARFADTHARVGIVPGWGLSQKLSRMIGISRAKELAFTGNFLDAETARAWGLVNHVVEPDALLPLARKLASDMAGIDPAFLANYKRLIDDGYGLSFGEGLALEAERSTAANSAVAPEEVEARRAAVQERGRGQG, encoded by the coding sequence ATGATGGACGACGTGATCTTGTGCGATGTGGCCGATGGCGTTGCCACCGTCACTCTCAACCGTCCGCAGGCCATGAACGCGCTGAACCGCGCGCTGCGGGCGCGGCTGGCCGAGGTGATGCGGCAGGTCGACGCGGATGATGACGTGCGCGCGGTAATCCTGACCGGCGCGGGCGAGCGGGCCTTTACCGCCGGGCTCGACTTGAAGGAACTCGGGAGCGAGGCGGGTGCGCTGGGGAGCGCCAATGCCACCGATCCTGCCGACAATCCGGTGAAGGCCATCGAGCTGTGCCGCAAGCCCGTGATCGGCGCGATCAACGGGGTGGCGATCACCGGGGGCTTCGAAGTCGCGCTCGCCTGCGACGTGCTGGTGGCGAGCACCAACGCGCGGTTCGCTGACACCCACGCGCGGGTCGGGATCGTGCCCGGCTGGGGCCTGTCGCAGAAGCTGTCCCGCATGATCGGCATCAGCCGCGCCAAGGAACTCGCCTTTACCGGCAACTTCCTCGATGCGGAAACGGCCCGCGCATGGGGGCTGGTCAATCATGTCGTGGAGCCTGACGCGCTGCTCCCCCTCGCCCGCAAACTGGCGAGCGACATGGCCGGGATCGATCCGGCGTTCCTCGCGAACTACAAGCGCCTGATCGACGACGGCTATGGGCTAAGCTTCGGCGAGGGGCTGGCCCTCGAAGCGGAGCGCAGCACCGCCGCCAATTCAGCCGTCGCTCCTGAGGAAGTAGAAGCCCGCCGCGCCGCCGTGCAGGAGCGCGGGCGAGGGCAGGGGTAA
- a CDS encoding reverse transcriptase-like protein — translation MSYRRRLKIYFDGGCRPNPGVMEAAVVARGATYFFDDLGCGTSSDAEWLALRLALQLAQSLGEPDFDLVGDSLEVIRQASGSVRCGSIAAADHLAKYEQCAASGRPRRLIWTPRRQNLAGIALAGRIIWR, via the coding sequence GGCTGAAAATCTACTTCGACGGCGGCTGCCGACCCAATCCCGGCGTCATGGAGGCGGCCGTGGTCGCGCGCGGTGCCACCTACTTCTTCGACGATTTGGGATGCGGCACAAGCAGCGACGCCGAATGGCTCGCCCTCCGGCTTGCCCTCCAACTCGCGCAATCCCTCGGCGAGCCTGATTTTGATCTGGTCGGCGACTCGCTGGAAGTCATCCGGCAGGCGAGTGGGTCAGTCCGTTGTGGTTCGATTGCAGCCGCGGATCACCTCGCCAAATACGAGCAATGCGCGGCATCCGGACGACCGAGACGTCTGATATGGACGCCCCGGCGGCAAAACCTGGCAGGCATAGCACTCGCCGGACGCATCATCTGGCGGTGA